From Spirochaetota bacterium, a single genomic window includes:
- a CDS encoding glycine radical domain-containing protein translates to LWKSYIKTWADLGLDHVQFNMVDDATLRAAQKDPEQYQEVIVRVAGYSAHFVDISRKTQDNIIQRTIQGLG, encoded by the coding sequence AGTTGTGGAAGTCGTACATAAAGACATGGGCAGATTTAGGACTTGATCATGTTCAATTTAACATGGTAGATGACGCGACGCTGAGGGCTGCACAGAAGGACCCAGAGCAATACCAGGAGGTGATAGTAAGGGTGGCTGGATATAGCGCTCATTTTGTTGATATCAGTCGCAAGACGCAGGACAATATTATACAGAGGACTATACAGGGATTAGGATAA
- a CDS encoding pyruvate formate lyase family protein, translating to MEEIKARASGAPDKSLDELEKNREWWWVAEKKRSKRLDYLRKAVWKKGATGGVYTPGLKIDLERPQLFTESWKESEDEPIMLRRAKAIANVLDNISIFITDHAQLVGYVGSLPHTQPWYQEMASMFNEEYYNTQGSIPEPVEESLNIMTDLNNYWAGRTELDKVIRMIPAEDAVKCFSGSVMWGIPIASASYHTRDWDFIMGRGYESIYDEIQDRIEDAEKRLEGTPGPELLPLYDRLPNWEAMQLVLEAAIRYANRFARLARIVAENFETDPKRKDELLKMAEICDRVPAKPPRNLHESLQFDFFVEVTSRFEVGNTWPHRMDYYHGPFYEKDVNIDKKVTREEAIDLIGEYLIRIHEIGFMAPSLAKEGLQGIPSTYVGTLGGVAPDGSDACNDMTIAILQAARLVRVSNPTFGFRWHPQVSDEVMREVFECIRHGLGYPSIRNDPVLIANGMHWYGHPLEEQRLWVHQACMSPCPPTKHGCQPFRMANATLNTSKMIEYALHNGYDHCVEMQIGPQTGDARSFTDFDQLFEAWKTQMEWMMDVATRIVNYGRAKSPENFGRPMLSAIYERAIETGIDALSPEGERGNSWVTFFTWVENIDSLAAIKKLVFEEKKYAIAEVVDAIKANWEGKEAMRLDFVKNAPKWGNDDDYVDEIMVRCMKEVARHSKEMKDPCGNTWPALPENVSGNIHFSHMVHALPNGRRLGDALYDGGISPGPGLDKKGPTAVLKSCGKIDHVSHGRAFLLNQRLSPTQLSGEKGYQLWKSYIKTWSDLGLDHVQFNMVDDATLRAAQKDPEQYQEVIVRVAGYSAHFVDISRKTQDNIIQRTIQGLG from the coding sequence ATGGAAGAAATAAAAGCAAGAGCTAGTGGAGCTCCGGATAAGAGTTTAGATGAACTCGAGAAGAATAGAGAATGGTGGTGGGTTGCAGAGAAAAAGAGGTCTAAGAGGCTTGACTATCTCAGAAAGGCTGTATGGAAAAAAGGAGCCACAGGGGGAGTCTATACCCCTGGTTTGAAGATCGATCTTGAGAGGCCGCAGCTTTTCACTGAGTCATGGAAGGAGAGCGAAGATGAGCCCATAATGCTTCGAAGGGCTAAAGCGATCGCTAATGTACTGGATAATATTAGCATCTTCATTACAGATCATGCGCAATTAGTGGGTTATGTCGGAAGCCTGCCACATACTCAGCCATGGTACCAAGAGATGGCAAGCATGTTCAACGAAGAATATTACAATACGCAAGGATCAATCCCTGAACCAGTAGAAGAATCCTTGAATATTATGACGGATCTCAACAATTATTGGGCTGGCAGGACTGAATTGGATAAGGTGATACGAATGATTCCTGCTGAGGATGCTGTCAAGTGCTTTAGTGGTTCAGTTATGTGGGGAATTCCTATTGCTAGCGCCAGTTATCATACAAGGGACTGGGACTTCATTATGGGGAGGGGATATGAGAGTATATATGATGAAATTCAAGATAGAATCGAGGATGCTGAGAAGAGGCTAGAGGGGACTCCTGGGCCAGAACTTTTACCCTTGTATGACCGGTTACCCAATTGGGAGGCGATGCAGCTTGTTTTGGAGGCGGCTATCCGATATGCGAATCGTTTTGCTAGATTAGCTAGGATAGTGGCAGAGAATTTTGAGACTGATCCTAAGCGTAAGGATGAGCTTTTAAAAATGGCAGAGATATGTGATCGTGTGCCGGCAAAGCCGCCGAGAAATCTTCATGAATCGCTTCAGTTTGATTTCTTTGTGGAAGTAACATCTAGATTTGAGGTTGGGAATACCTGGCCGCATCGTATGGATTATTATCATGGGCCATTTTACGAGAAGGATGTCAATATAGATAAGAAGGTAACCAGGGAGGAAGCGATTGACCTTATAGGGGAGTATCTGATTCGTATCCATGAAATAGGATTTATGGCTCCGAGCCTAGCCAAAGAGGGTCTTCAGGGTATACCATCAACCTATGTGGGGACGCTTGGAGGCGTTGCTCCTGATGGAAGCGATGCCTGTAATGATATGACAATAGCCATACTTCAGGCAGCAAGGCTTGTGCGCGTGTCAAATCCCACCTTTGGTTTCAGGTGGCATCCACAGGTGTCCGATGAGGTGATGAGGGAGGTGTTCGAGTGTATACGTCATGGATTGGGATATCCAAGCATACGCAATGATCCTGTTCTGATTGCCAATGGTATGCACTGGTATGGTCATCCACTTGAAGAACAGAGGCTATGGGTGCATCAAGCCTGCATGTCGCCATGTCCTCCTACTAAGCATGGTTGTCAACCCTTTCGCATGGCTAATGCTACGTTAAATACATCTAAGATGATAGAGTATGCCCTTCATAATGGCTATGATCATTGTGTAGAGATGCAGATAGGACCACAGACAGGTGATGCTAGGAGTTTTACTGATTTTGATCAGTTGTTTGAGGCATGGAAGACGCAAATGGAATGGATGATGGATGTTGCGACGCGTATAGTAAATTATGGCCGCGCTAAGAGCCCAGAAAATTTTGGTCGTCCTATGCTTTCTGCCATTTATGAGAGGGCAATTGAAACAGGGATTGATGCGCTTAGCCCTGAAGGGGAGAGGGGAAACTCATGGGTCACCTTCTTTACATGGGTTGAAAATATTGACAGCCTTGCAGCTATTAAGAAGTTAGTTTTTGAAGAAAAGAAGTATGCTATTGCAGAGGTAGTGGATGCCATTAAGGCAAACTGGGAGGGCAAGGAGGCAATGCGTCTGGACTTTGTAAAGAATGCTCCCAAATGGGGTAATGATGACGATTATGTTGATGAGATTATGGTTCGCTGTATGAAGGAGGTTGCAAGGCATTCTAAAGAGATGAAGGATCCCTGCGGTAACACATGGCCTGCTTTGCCTGAGAATGTAAGCGGCAACATACATTTTTCTCATATGGTGCATGCATTGCCCAATGGAAGAAGGCTTGGGGATGCGTTATACGATGGCGGCATCTCCCCAGGGCCAGGGCTCGATAAGAAGGGTCCTACAGCTGTATTAAAATCATGCGGGAAGATCGACCATGTGAGTCATGGCAGGGCATTTTTGTTGAATCAGCGTCTTTCGCCAACCCAGCTTTCAGGTGAGAAGGGTTATCAGTTGTGGAAGTCGTACATAAAAACATGGTCAGATTTAGGACTTGATCATGTTCAATTTAACATGGTAGATGACGCGACACTGAGAGCAGCCCAGAAGGATCCTGAGCAGTATCAGGAGGTGATAGTGCGGGTGGCAGGTTACAGCGCTCATTTTGTGGATATTAGCCGCAAAACGCAGGATAATATTATTCAGAGGACAATACAAGGGTTAGGGTAG